One Qipengyuania gaetbuli genomic region harbors:
- the ettA gene encoding energy-dependent translational throttle protein EttA, producing the protein MAAQYAFVMKDMTKTFPGANKPVLNNINLQFYQGAKIGIVGPNGAGKSTLIKIMAGIDKDFTGEAWPGENITVGYLEQEPELDPTKTVLENVREGAKETADLVARFNEVSALMCEPDADFDALGAEMGELQDKIDAVDGWTLDNQLEVAMEALRCPPGDWPVKDLSGGEKRRVALTRLLIQKPSILLLDEPTNHLDAESVQWLENHLKEYAGAVLMITHDRYFLDNVVEWILELDRGSYYPYEGNYSTYLEKKAKRLEQESREESGKQKALQRELEWIRQTPAARQTKSKARIRKFEELQNSQDNRAVGKAQIVIQVPERLGGKVIEAKGISKAYGDKLLFEDLSFTLPPGGIVGVIGPNGAGKSTLFKILTGKEEPDSGTIEIGSTVRLGYVDQSRDHLNPQNNVWEEISDGLDYMKVNGQDMSTRAYVGAFNFKGPDQQKNVGKLSGGERNRVHMAKMLKAGGNVLLLDEPTNDLDVETLAALEDAIENFAGCAVVISHDRFFLDRLATHILAFEGNSHVEWFEGNFEAYEEDKRRRLGDAADRPTRLAYKKLTR; encoded by the coding sequence ATGGCCGCCCAATACGCCTTTGTCATGAAGGACATGACCAAGACCTTCCCCGGTGCAAACAAGCCGGTGCTGAACAACATCAACCTGCAGTTCTACCAGGGCGCCAAGATCGGCATCGTGGGTCCCAACGGCGCGGGCAAGTCGACGCTAATCAAGATCATGGCCGGCATCGACAAGGATTTCACCGGCGAAGCATGGCCGGGCGAGAACATCACTGTCGGCTATCTGGAGCAGGAGCCCGAGCTCGACCCGACCAAGACCGTGCTCGAAAACGTGCGTGAAGGCGCGAAGGAAACGGCCGATCTCGTCGCGCGCTTCAACGAAGTCAGCGCGCTGATGTGCGAACCCGACGCCGATTTCGACGCGCTGGGCGCAGAAATGGGCGAACTGCAGGACAAGATCGACGCAGTCGACGGCTGGACGCTCGACAACCAGCTCGAAGTCGCGATGGAAGCACTGCGCTGCCCGCCCGGCGACTGGCCGGTGAAGGACCTGTCTGGCGGTGAAAAGCGCCGCGTCGCGCTGACCCGCCTGCTGATCCAGAAGCCGTCGATCCTGCTGCTTGACGAACCGACCAACCACCTCGACGCGGAATCCGTCCAGTGGCTTGAAAACCACCTCAAGGAATACGCCGGTGCGGTGCTGATGATCACCCACGACCGCTACTTCCTCGACAATGTGGTGGAGTGGATCCTCGAACTCGACCGCGGCAGCTACTATCCGTACGAAGGCAACTACTCGACCTACCTTGAGAAGAAGGCCAAGCGTCTCGAGCAGGAAAGCCGCGAGGAGAGCGGCAAGCAGAAGGCCCTGCAGCGCGAACTCGAATGGATCCGGCAGACGCCCGCCGCCCGCCAGACCAAGTCCAAGGCGCGTATCCGCAAGTTCGAGGAACTGCAGAACAGCCAGGACAACCGTGCCGTCGGCAAGGCCCAGATCGTCATCCAGGTGCCCGAACGCCTCGGCGGCAAGGTCATCGAGGCGAAGGGCATTTCCAAGGCCTATGGCGACAAGTTGCTGTTCGAAGACCTCAGCTTCACCCTGCCCCCGGGCGGCATCGTCGGCGTGATCGGCCCCAACGGCGCGGGCAAGTCCACGCTGTTCAAGATCCTGACCGGCAAGGAAGAACCCGACAGCGGCACGATCGAGATCGGTTCGACAGTGCGTCTCGGTTATGTCGACCAGAGCCGCGACCACCTGAACCCGCAGAACAACGTCTGGGAGGAAATCTCCGACGGGCTCGATTACATGAAGGTCAACGGGCAGGATATGTCGACGCGCGCCTATGTCGGCGCCTTCAACTTCAAGGGCCCGGACCAGCAGAAGAACGTCGGCAAGCTATCGGGCGGTGAACGCAACCGCGTCCACATGGCGAAGATGCTGAAGGCGGGCGGCAACGTGCTGCTGCTGGACGAACCGACCAACGACCTCGACGTCGAAACGCTCGCTGCGCTGGAAGACGCGATCGAGAATTTCGCCGGCTGCGCCGTGGTCATTTCGCACGACCGCTTCTTCCTCGACCGACTGGCCACGCACATCCTTGCTTTCGAGGGCAACAGCCACGTCGAATGGTTCGAAGGCAACTTCGAGGCTTACGAAGAGGACAAGCGCCGCCGCCTAGGCGATGCGGCCGACCGTCCGACGCGTCTCGCCTACAAGAAACTGACGCGTTAA
- a CDS encoding diguanylate cyclase produces MSRGTASHSERYVWPLVYSLAWLVCAYIALELTQGEDGIAAVWPSSGIFVASLLHLGRSGRIATTVGVGIASLLANYVGGLSPLACFGYTVANLAEGWLVFYLMGGEQSRGKLLARPMNLIRFAASAMFVAMLSAGVAGVLSAKFDLDFLTSWATTVGLGMLIVAPFILFLVQSDEGRKRLVSVRTVWALMLVAVASLAAFGQAQIPLLFLPVLAISIATAALGLSGAALALLVVAVIGSVLTVYDTGPVSGYFPLQGQQVLFLQVYFLGLLVSAMPVALMLAQRQRDLVKLSTSNRFLTSAEKAAKVGHWRYAPSDGAVYLSSEARRMLGEDARPHTVADIADLFHDDDRKRVAHVLLQSLATGVPFVFEARIPGPQGEMFDTECRGEVEWADDPQKIAIFGTMMDITDRANTMRELANARAHAEREAEETRQLAETDHLTGIANRRKVLSDLERTVLDGRARSEKVAIAMVDVDHFKSINDRFGHEAGDRTLQQIASILMDRFADAGMVGRFGGEEFLIVTRGLGASELDARCTALRDFLCTYAWPVEGLSELTLSIGIAELGEGASETDLLNAADKALYFAKRGGRNRSVVFEGNLIRV; encoded by the coding sequence TTGAGCCGGGGGACTGCAAGCCATAGCGAGAGATATGTCTGGCCGCTGGTCTACAGCCTGGCCTGGCTTGTCTGCGCCTATATCGCGCTGGAACTGACGCAGGGCGAGGACGGGATCGCGGCCGTTTGGCCGTCGAGCGGCATTTTCGTCGCCTCGCTGCTCCACCTTGGCCGGAGCGGGCGGATCGCGACGACCGTCGGCGTCGGAATTGCGAGCCTGCTGGCGAACTATGTCGGCGGCCTCTCGCCACTCGCCTGTTTCGGCTACACGGTCGCGAACCTCGCCGAAGGCTGGCTGGTCTTCTACCTGATGGGCGGCGAGCAGAGCCGCGGCAAGCTGCTGGCGCGACCGATGAACCTCATCCGCTTTGCCGCCTCGGCCATGTTCGTCGCCATGCTCAGCGCAGGCGTGGCCGGCGTGCTGTCTGCCAAGTTCGATCTCGATTTCCTGACCTCGTGGGCGACAACTGTCGGCCTCGGCATGCTGATCGTGGCGCCATTCATCTTGTTCCTCGTCCAGAGCGACGAGGGGCGCAAACGGCTGGTCAGCGTGCGCACGGTCTGGGCGCTGATGCTGGTGGCCGTCGCATCGCTGGCCGCCTTCGGGCAGGCCCAAATCCCGCTGCTGTTCCTGCCGGTTCTGGCGATCTCTATCGCCACGGCGGCGCTCGGCCTCAGCGGTGCCGCGCTCGCATTGCTGGTGGTCGCGGTCATCGGATCGGTGCTGACAGTCTACGATACCGGCCCGGTCAGCGGCTATTTCCCGCTGCAGGGCCAGCAGGTCCTGTTCCTGCAGGTCTATTTCCTCGGCCTGCTCGTCAGCGCCATGCCGGTCGCCCTGATGCTGGCGCAGCGCCAGCGCGACCTCGTCAAGCTGTCGACCAGCAACCGCTTCCTTACTTCCGCCGAAAAGGCGGCCAAGGTTGGTCACTGGCGCTACGCTCCGTCCGACGGCGCGGTCTATCTCTCCTCGGAAGCCCGCCGCATGCTGGGCGAGGATGCGCGCCCGCATACCGTCGCCGACATCGCCGACCTCTTCCACGACGACGATCGCAAGCGCGTGGCGCACGTGCTGCTGCAATCGCTCGCCACGGGCGTGCCCTTCGTGTTCGAGGCGCGCATCCCCGGCCCGCAGGGCGAGATGTTCGATACCGAATGCCGCGGCGAGGTCGAATGGGCCGACGACCCGCAGAAGATCGCCATCTTCGGCACGATGATGGACATCACCGACCGCGCGAACACCATGCGCGAACTGGCCAACGCCCGCGCCCATGCCGAGCGCGAGGCCGAGGAAACCCGCCAGCTGGCCGAAACCGACCACCTCACCGGCATCGCCAACCGCCGCAAGGTCCTTTCCGATCTCGAACGCACCGTGCTCGACGGGCGCGCGCGCTCCGAGAAGGTGGCCATCGCCATGGTCGACGTCGACCATTTCAAGTCGATCAACGACCGCTTCGGCCATGAAGCGGGCGACCGCACACTGCAGCAGATTGCCTCGATCCTTATGGACCGTTTTGCCGATGCAGGAATGGTCGGGCGCTTCGGGGGCGAGGAATTCCTCATCGTGACCCGCGGGCTCGGCGCCAGCGAACTGGATGCGCGCTGCACCGCGCTGCGCGATTTCCTGTGCACCTATGCCTGGCCGGTCGAGGGGCTGAGCGAACTGACGCTCAGCATCGGGATTGCCGAACTGGGCGAAGGGGCGAGCGAGACCGACCTCCTCAACGCTGCCGACAAGGCCCTCTATTTCGCCAAGCGCGGCGGACGTAACCGCTCGGTCGTATTCGAAGGCAATCTCATCAGGGTGTAA
- a CDS encoding pyridoxamine 5'-phosphate oxidase family protein, whose translation MYDTLDKVRADIADRLTMAASGRKSAMHTPVVITPDADARIMVLREFDTDSSTLRFHTDIRSPKVQVIGAGADMAVLFYDPDAKVQLRCRGRGRIETDTELADAAWASSTNFARRCYLGAAPGEESDGPSSGLPDWAQGEQPTDEQLVPARANFAVLLVTLSEVDWYWLSHEGHRRALIGDTGDRWLTP comes from the coding sequence ATGTACGATACGCTCGACAAGGTCCGCGCCGATATCGCCGATCGTCTCACCATGGCCGCATCGGGCCGCAAGTCGGCGATGCACACGCCGGTCGTGATTACCCCCGATGCCGATGCGCGGATCATGGTGCTGCGCGAATTCGACACCGACAGTTCCACCTTGCGGTTTCACACCGATATCCGCTCGCCCAAGGTGCAGGTGATCGGTGCGGGAGCCGACATGGCAGTGCTGTTCTACGATCCCGATGCGAAGGTGCAGCTGCGCTGCCGGGGCCGGGGCCGGATCGAAACGGATACGGAGCTGGCCGATGCGGCCTGGGCATCGAGCACCAATTTCGCGCGCCGGTGCTATCTCGGCGCCGCCCCGGGCGAGGAAAGCGATGGTCCGTCCAGCGGGCTTCCCGACTGGGCGCAGGGCGAACAGCCGACCGATGAACAGTTGGTACCCGCGCGGGCCAATTTCGCCGTGTTGCTGGTAACGCTGTCGGAAGTGGACTGGTACTGGTTGTCCCACGAAGGCCATCGCCGCGCATTGATCGGCGACACAGGCGACCGCTGGCTTACACCCTGA
- a CDS encoding RcnB family protein: protein MTVTKLMKGSALGALAIAMATTVLPAQASAAEATAQERPDRERGERRQERRSERREVRQERREARPQQREERREVRQERRAEPGPRIERRAPIENMRERQIDRRQTVATAQSRGEERRGRDWNQSERRAEVAQERQGRDWNRSESRDDRRGERRDDRRAERWDGNRDAARIIRRERVEDARREAYRDGRRDERRGDYRENREIRRDAYRDGYRDARRSDRNDRRARYYDGRRWHDYDRWDHRHWRSNTRYDWYRYRNHNHSIFRLGRYYAPYRGYSYRRLNIGFYLGDLFFGSRYWINDPWRYRLPEVYGPYRWVRYYDDVLLVDIYSGEVVDVIYDFFW, encoded by the coding sequence ATGACTGTGACCAAGCTGATGAAAGGCAGTGCCCTGGGTGCCCTCGCAATTGCGATGGCGACCACCGTGCTGCCTGCCCAGGCGTCGGCTGCCGAAGCCACCGCGCAGGAACGCCCCGACCGCGAACGCGGCGAACGCCGCCAGGAACGCCGCAGCGAACGCCGCGAAGTTCGCCAGGAACGCCGCGAAGCCCGTCCGCAGCAGCGCGAGGAGCGCCGCGAGGTGCGCCAGGAACGCCGCGCAGAACCCGGCCCGCGCATCGAGCGCCGCGCCCCGATCGAGAACATGCGCGAGCGCCAGATCGATCGCCGCCAGACCGTCGCCACCGCACAGTCGCGTGGCGAGGAGCGTCGCGGCCGTGACTGGAACCAGTCCGAACGGCGCGCCGAGGTAGCCCAGGAACGTCAGGGTCGCGACTGGAACCGCTCGGAAAGCCGCGATGATCGCCGGGGTGAGCGTCGAGACGATAGGCGTGCAGAACGCTGGGACGGCAACCGCGATGCCGCGCGCATCATCCGCCGCGAACGCGTCGAGGACGCCCGCCGCGAAGCCTATCGCGACGGCCGCCGTGACGAGCGCCGGGGCGATTACCGCGAGAACCGCGAGATCCGCCGCGATGCCTATCGTGACGGCTACCGCGACGCTCGCCGGAGCGACCGGAACGATCGCCGCGCCCGCTACTACGACGGACGCCGCTGGCACGATTACGACCGGTGGGACCACCGTCACTGGCGCTCGAACACGCGCTACGACTGGTACCGCTATCGCAATCACAACCACAGCATCTTCCGTCTCGGCCGCTACTACGCGCCCTATCGCGGATACAGCTATCGCCGCCTGAACATCGGTTTCTATCTCGGGGACCTGTTCTTCGGCAGCCGCTACTGGATCAACGATCCCTGGCGTTACCGCCTGCCGGAAGTCTACGGCCCCTATCGCTGGGTCCGTTATTACGACGACGTGCTGCTGGTCGATATCTACAGCGGCGAAGTGGTCGACGTGATTTACGACTTCTTCTGGTAA
- a CDS encoding cytochrome b, which produces MDTTTSGRRYSIGAMIFHWVIAVAVIVNWRIVEAAEHLGDAEKAPLMANHKALGITILLLTIGRLLWRWTHPVPPLPSNLANWERVLARTVHVIFYVLLIGLPIGGWLAGSFFGLGVDVFGLFSLPALPVGENPDAGKAIIGFHKTGGEVFIYLIALHILGALKHTFFDKNGGIFRMLPFGKVPG; this is translated from the coding sequence ATGGATACCACCACCAGCGGCCGCCGCTATTCGATCGGCGCGATGATATTTCACTGGGTTATCGCGGTCGCTGTGATCGTGAACTGGCGTATCGTCGAGGCGGCCGAGCACCTGGGCGATGCGGAAAAGGCGCCGCTAATGGCCAATCACAAAGCGCTGGGCATCACCATCCTGCTGCTCACGATCGGCCGCCTGTTGTGGCGCTGGACCCATCCGGTCCCGCCGCTGCCGAGCAATCTGGCGAACTGGGAGCGGGTGCTGGCGCGCACGGTCCATGTGATCTTCTACGTCCTGCTCATCGGCCTGCCGATCGGCGGCTGGCTTGCCGGTTCGTTCTTCGGGCTGGGCGTCGACGTTTTCGGCCTCTTCTCGCTGCCGGCGCTGCCGGTGGGTGAAAACCCCGATGCGGGCAAGGCCATCATCGGCTTCCACAAGACCGGCGGCGAGGTCTTCATCTACCTCATCGCGCTGCACATCCTGGGCGCCTTGAAGCACACTTTCTTCGACAAGAACGGCGGCATCTTCCGCATGCTGCCCTTCGGCAAGGTGCCGGGCTGA
- a CDS encoding prolyl hydroxylase family protein, with protein sequence MTKTAIIPDQDALKRIGKQVRARLEADPDIYKVPTDKAEIFAVPNFLSAEECRRFITMIDVVARPSELHETAYIEKFRTSYSGNFDPRDPFVKGISRRIDDLLGMNPMCGESIQGQRYLPGQEFKPHNDWFYTDQEYWQLERKRGGQRCWTAMAFLNVVEEGGHTHFTEVGASIEPKPGVLLVWNNATPDGVPNEGTMHAGTPVIKGAKYVLTKWYRTRKHV encoded by the coding sequence ATGACCAAGACCGCAATCATTCCCGACCAGGACGCGCTGAAGCGCATCGGCAAGCAGGTGCGTGCACGCCTCGAGGCCGATCCTGACATCTACAAGGTGCCGACCGACAAGGCGGAAATCTTTGCCGTGCCGAACTTCCTTTCGGCCGAGGAATGCCGCCGCTTCATTACGATGATCGATGTCGTCGCACGGCCCAGCGAGTTGCACGAGACCGCCTATATCGAGAAGTTCCGTACCTCGTACTCGGGCAATTTCGATCCGCGCGATCCTTTCGTGAAGGGCATTTCGCGCCGGATCGACGATTTGCTTGGCATGAATCCGATGTGCGGCGAATCCATCCAGGGCCAGCGTTACCTGCCGGGACAGGAATTCAAGCCGCACAACGACTGGTTCTATACCGACCAGGAATACTGGCAGCTTGAACGCAAGCGCGGCGGCCAGCGGTGCTGGACGGCCATGGCCTTCCTCAACGTGGTCGAAGAAGGCGGGCACACGCATTTCACCGAGGTCGGTGCCTCGATCGAACCCAAGCCCGGCGTCCTGCTGGTCTGGAACAATGCCACGCCCGACGGCGTGCCCAACGAAGGCACGATGCACGCGGGCACACCGGTCATAAAGGGAGCGAAATACGTCCTGACCAAGTGGTACCGGACGCGCAAGCACGTCTGA
- a CDS encoding lysine--tRNA ligase — MSMNDLIAAARVSKAWPFQEAQRLLKRYPDGTKPDGSPVLFETGYGPSGLPHIGTFQEVLRTTLVRRAFEAMIGAKPEDGRTRLVAFSDDMDGLRKVPDNVPNQALLEANLHLPLSRVPDPFEKGHESFAAHNNARLREFLDRFGFQYEFIAANDMYNSGRFDDALRQVLRKNQAILDIMLPTLREERRQTYSPVLPISPSTGRVLQVPVEVVDAEAGTIRFTDEDGSTVEQSALGGMSKLQWKVDWAMRWYALGVDYEMYGKDLTDSGVQSGKIVQVLGGRKPEGLIYEMFLDQNGEKISKSKGNGLSIEEWLQYGSEESLGFYIFPNPKSAKQLHVGVIPRAVDDYWQFRERLNEQDLDKQLGNPAWHLLRANGGFDAEEAPGGGDSLPVTYGLLLNLASVLGAEATVPNLREYLESYIGEGKVTPELEVLIETAVNYTRDYIAPTLEKRAPAANEAAALKALDAYLAKADADTSAEDLQTEVYEIGKREEYGFENLRDWFKALYQTLLGSDQGPRMGSFIALYGIENSRKLIAEALARG; from the coding sequence ATGAGCATGAACGATCTGATCGCCGCCGCGCGCGTGTCCAAGGCCTGGCCGTTCCAGGAGGCGCAGCGCCTGCTCAAACGCTATCCCGACGGCACCAAGCCCGACGGCAGCCCCGTGCTGTTCGAAACCGGCTATGGCCCGAGCGGCCTGCCGCATATCGGCACCTTCCAGGAAGTGCTGCGCACCACCCTGGTGCGCCGTGCCTTCGAGGCGATGATCGGCGCCAAGCCCGAAGACGGCAGGACGCGCCTCGTCGCGTTTTCCGATGACATGGACGGGTTGCGCAAGGTGCCCGACAACGTGCCCAACCAGGCGCTGCTCGAGGCGAACTTGCACCTGCCGCTGTCCCGCGTGCCCGACCCGTTCGAGAAGGGCCACGAAAGCTTTGCTGCGCACAACAACGCGCGCTTACGCGAATTTCTCGACCGCTTCGGCTTCCAGTACGAATTCATCGCCGCGAACGACATGTACAATTCCGGGCGCTTCGACGATGCGCTGCGGCAGGTCCTGCGCAAGAACCAGGCGATCCTCGACATCATGCTGCCCACGCTGCGCGAAGAGCGGCGGCAAACCTATTCACCGGTCCTGCCGATCAGCCCGTCGACGGGCCGCGTGCTGCAGGTTCCGGTAGAGGTGGTCGATGCCGAAGCCGGCACAATCCGCTTCACCGACGAGGACGGCAGCACGGTCGAACAATCCGCGCTCGGCGGCATGTCCAAGCTGCAGTGGAAGGTCGACTGGGCGATGCGCTGGTATGCGCTGGGCGTCGATTACGAGATGTACGGCAAGGACCTGACCGACAGCGGCGTGCAGTCGGGCAAGATCGTGCAGGTGCTCGGCGGCCGCAAGCCGGAAGGCCTGATCTACGAGATGTTCCTCGACCAGAACGGCGAGAAGATCTCCAAGTCCAAGGGCAACGGCCTGTCGATCGAGGAATGGCTGCAATATGGTAGCGAGGAGAGCCTCGGCTTCTACATCTTCCCCAACCCGAAGAGCGCCAAGCAGCTGCACGTTGGCGTGATCCCGCGCGCGGTCGACGATTACTGGCAGTTCCGTGAGCGATTGAACGAACAGGACCTCGACAAGCAGCTCGGCAATCCGGCGTGGCACCTGCTGCGCGCCAATGGCGGGTTCGACGCGGAAGAGGCTCCGGGTGGCGGCGACAGCCTGCCGGTGACCTATGGCCTCCTGCTCAACCTCGCCAGCGTGCTGGGCGCGGAAGCAACGGTCCCGAACCTGCGCGAATATCTCGAAAGCTATATCGGCGAGGGCAAGGTGACGCCCGAACTGGAAGTGCTGATCGAGACGGCGGTGAACTACACGCGCGACTATATTGCGCCCACGCTGGAAAAGCGCGCCCCGGCAGCGAACGAGGCTGCGGCTCTGAAGGCGCTCGACGCCTATCTCGCCAAGGCCGATGCCGATACCAGCGCCGAAGACTTGCAGACCGAAGTCTACGAGATCGGCAAGCGCGAGGAATACGGGTTCGAGAACCTGCGCGACTGGTTCAAGGCGCTTTACCAGACGCTGCTCGGCAGCGACCAGGGGCCGCGCATGGGCAGCTTCATCGCGCTTTACGGGATCGAAAACAGCCGCAAGCTCATCGCCGAGGCGCTGGCCCGCGGCTGA
- a CDS encoding transferrin-binding protein-like solute binding protein: MKSTVVAKASSASALALAMSLAACGGGSSPPRSTPPPTGTPSPSPTPTPTPTPTPTPTPTPTPTPTPTPTPTPTPTPTPTPTPTPTPTPPPTTANADLLGPLKSETFQGVSSRIAANFNASGTSGTATTGTTATIAFNETTSSYSLVTPTGTITFSPSDIDTAQSSAGAVVYVKRSGDRTDSLTLTRPGTSGPLTYRYVGSAFWQRTNIGTTTASGSIDAFVYGIPTKDADVPRTGSANYDIDLIGAMTDFSAIRGLAGGGTASVDFGTGNIIIIGKMDLIADGRSIETIDFSSNATLSSSANSFSGDFVFTQFQHFNGTLQGKLFGPAGEEIGASWSASDSTGRVATGTIMGRRGAADTSNGSFATPLTKSETFSTTEAVMTFKFDNQLGFNFERGDFRDIAVTNGPFSIRYDADTNRYIYRGDGLAETYDANIAQFINLGATKQVEFSRSATENQILGNAFNYVASNYLLVREGDNFRLNAFVFGFPTVFNDIPTTGTASYLVRVDGQAADNAYRNPMVISGTGELLVEFGTGKLTANVPINYAEWATASGIFSETATGNWIWDGQIAAGRNEFNGTVTMTGIGDYTGSGKGQFFGPGARELGGSFTATRDADGMAIGTFKGVLDPAKIPPPAGSIASLTTRTSLTAVDDSKTSDVGAITGIVYDPATKGYILSFANFPDVALDNTTADSRNNEADRFFNYSQTLQDSAGNFRDWVSQVNNALGTNPLVPLTYSNFGRVGFSTRGVFGSAGWDYNVFSAGLPTSDMPTTGTASYTGATMGYVQVDRDTTSGGNLLYLYYGTVGLNADFGRGSITATFADFNGELSLQENGSGAPRSRIFEGFTLGGLITGSTFAGQEQQGDWLRRMNGAFYGPGAAEAGGTFRAERGNPSGTGEVIRIDGSFGAGKD, translated from the coding sequence ATGAAGTCGACTGTTGTTGCGAAGGCCTCTTCGGCCTCCGCCCTTGCGCTCGCCATGTCTCTTGCAGCTTGCGGTGGCGGGTCGAGCCCGCCGCGCAGCACGCCGCCGCCGACCGGGACGCCGTCGCCTTCGCCGACACCCACCCCGACACCGACACCGACACCTACGCCGACGCCCACGCCCACGCCCACGCCCACGCCTACGCCGACGCCTACACCGACGCCTACTCCCACGCCGACCCCGACCCCGACACCCACGCCCACTCCGCCGCCCACCACGGCGAATGCGGACCTTCTCGGGCCGCTGAAGTCGGAGACGTTCCAGGGCGTTTCGTCGCGTATCGCTGCCAATTTCAACGCGAGCGGCACCAGTGGCACGGCGACGACCGGGACCACGGCCACCATCGCCTTCAACGAGACGACGAGCAGCTATTCGCTCGTCACCCCGACCGGCACGATCACTTTCTCGCCGAGCGATATCGATACAGCGCAATCGAGCGCCGGGGCGGTGGTCTACGTCAAGCGATCAGGCGACAGGACCGACTCGCTCACGCTGACGCGGCCGGGCACTTCCGGCCCGCTCACTTACCGCTATGTCGGCAGCGCCTTCTGGCAGCGAACCAATATCGGCACCACCACCGCCTCGGGGTCGATCGACGCTTTCGTCTACGGCATCCCGACCAAGGACGCGGACGTGCCGCGCACCGGTTCGGCCAATTACGACATCGACCTGATCGGGGCGATGACCGATTTCAGCGCCATCCGCGGGCTTGCCGGCGGGGGCACGGCCTCGGTCGACTTCGGGACAGGCAACATCATCATCATCGGCAAAATGGACCTGATCGCGGATGGCAGGTCGATCGAGACGATCGACTTTTCCAGCAACGCCACGCTGTCGTCCTCCGCCAACAGCTTCTCGGGCGATTTCGTTTTCACCCAGTTCCAGCATTTCAACGGGACCTTGCAGGGCAAGCTGTTCGGTCCGGCAGGCGAGGAAATCGGTGCCTCCTGGTCCGCCAGCGATTCGACCGGACGTGTAGCGACAGGCACCATCATGGGCCGTCGCGGCGCAGCCGACACCAGCAACGGCTCCTTCGCCACCCCGCTGACCAAGAGCGAGACGTTCTCGACCACCGAAGCGGTAATGACGTTCAAGTTCGACAACCAGCTCGGCTTCAATTTCGAAAGGGGCGACTTCCGCGATATCGCGGTGACGAACGGTCCGTTCTCTATCCGCTACGATGCCGACACGAACCGCTACATCTACCGCGGCGACGGTCTGGCCGAGACCTATGATGCGAACATCGCGCAGTTCATCAACCTCGGAGCGACCAAGCAGGTCGAATTCAGCCGGTCCGCCACGGAAAACCAGATCCTGGGCAATGCGTTCAACTACGTCGCGTCGAACTACCTGCTGGTGCGCGAGGGCGACAATTTCCGCCTCAATGCCTTCGTCTTCGGTTTCCCGACCGTCTTCAACGACATCCCGACCACCGGTACCGCGAGCTATCTCGTGCGCGTGGACGGGCAGGCGGCCGACAATGCCTATCGCAACCCGATGGTCATTTCGGGCACCGGCGAGCTGCTGGTCGAATTCGGCACGGGCAAGCTGACGGCCAACGTGCCGATCAACTACGCCGAATGGGCGACCGCATCGGGCATCTTCTCCGAAACGGCGACGGGCAACTGGATCTGGGACGGCCAGATCGCTGCCGGCCGCAACGAGTTCAACGGCACGGTCACGATGACCGGGATCGGCGACTATACGGGCAGCGGCAAGGGCCAGTTCTTCGGCCCCGGCGCACGCGAGCTGGGCGGCAGCTTTACCGCGACGCGCGATGCCGACGGCATGGCGATCGGCACGTTCAAGGGTGTTCTCGACCCGGCCAAGATCCCGCCGCCCGCAGGCTCCATCGCCAGCCTGACGACGCGCACGTCGCTTACCGCAGTGGACGATTCCAAGACTTCGGATGTCGGGGCGATTACCGGCATCGTCTACGATCCGGCGACCAAGGGTTATATCCTCAGCTTCGCCAATTTCCCGGACGTCGCGCTGGACAATACGACTGCGGATTCGCGTAACAACGAAGCCGACAGGTTCTTCAACTATTCGCAGACGCTGCAGGATTCCGCCGGCAATTTCCGCGACTGGGTGAGCCAGGTGAACAACGCGCTGGGCACCAACCCGCTGGTGCCTCTCACCTATTCGAATTTCGGTCGCGTCGGCTTTTCGACCCGGGGCGTTTTCGGCAGCGCGGGCTGGGACTACAATGTCTTCTCGGCCGGGCTTCCCACTTCGGATATGCCCACGACCGGAACCGCGTCCTATACCGGTGCGACGATGGGCTACGTCCAGGTGGACCGGGACACGACCAGCGGCGGCAACCTGCTGTACCTCTACTATGGCACGGTCGGCCTGAACGCCGACTTCGGGCGGGGATCGATCACCGCGACATTCGCCGATTTCAACGGGGAACTTTCATTGCAGGAAAACGGCAGCGGGGCACCGCGTAGCCGTATCTTCGAAGGCTTTACCCTTGGCGGTCTCATCACCGGCTCAACCTTTGCCGGGCAGGAACAGCAAGGCGACTGGCTGCGGCGGATGAACGGTGCCTTCTACGGGCCCGGCGCTGCCGAGGCAGGCGGGACGTTCCGCGCCGAACGTGGCAACCCGTCGGGTACCGGTGAAGTCATCCGCATCGACGGCAGCTTCGGGGCAGGGAAGGACTAA